The sequence TGACTAGTTGGAAGTCTGACCGCCAGTCTTTCCAACTGAATCAATTCTTCAGGCGGGTGCCTTTTCATAAATATTGTTATCAAACCCTTTCGATAGAATATTCAATCAAAGGTATATTAACAGGTTTTTAATATATATACAAGTTTATGAGTTAGATTAAATTTAAAAAAATACACGATCTATTTTTGTTGTGCCTGCCTGCTACGATTCGCTAAGACGAGGTTACGTTTCGATACGCGCGGTTTACGTTTCGTTGCGCCCGCTACGTTTCGATACGCCGGGTTTACGTTTCGTTACGGCGGCTCTACGTTTCGATACGCGCCGTTTACGTTTCGTTGCGCCCGCTACGTTTCGATACGACGGGTTTACATTTCGATACGACGGGTTTACGTTTCGATACGGCGCCTGCTACATTTCGATACGACGGGTTTACGTTTCGTTACGACGCCTCTACGTTTCGTTACGCCTGCTACGCTCTTTATTCCCATCGCCTCTGCGAATCATGAATGTTTCGATATCTTTACGTAGCATCTGACAAGATAAGCTGTCGATGGCCGTTAAAATGGTTTTAATTATGTATTTTCTCCGTTGATTTCATCAGTTTCCATCGAACGAATTTGATAGGCATCTATGCATATCACTTGTATAGTCAGAGTAGGAAGATAATTGATTGGGAGGGGATGAGTGTTGGGGAAAGTAGCGGCTTTAGTATTGTCAATGATCGTTGTGATATGTAGTCTGACGATTGTCTGGAGTGTGGGGCCAGCAGTGGATATGTTGGCGAAATATGAAATGGAATATGAACGATCGAAAATGTATATGGATGAAAAAGAGGTAGTCGTTAGAGGTGAAGTAACTGAACAATTGGTCTTACATGGAGGTAAATAAAGAAAATTCCATTTACCTGCTCGCAAAATACAAATTATATGCTACTATTAGAACATAGATATAGTTCTAAAAACTAGCTGATATAATCTTTTGGCCTACTATTGAGTACCGGGGGTGGGAATATGGAGACAACCGATCTTTTTTCATTGCAGGATACAGTTTCCGATTTGCGTGTACAAGGAAAATACAAAGAGACAATCGAAGTCTCTTTCCGCTTGTTCGAGTTGGGCTATTCCGCAAAGGACTATAAGTCCATTATGGTTGCCCTCATTAATCGGGCAACTTCCTACTATTGTATTGGTGAAATACAAGAGGCATTTACTAGTATTGATGCGTACTTGGAATACTGTGGTGATCATGGCGATGACGTTGACAGGTTGAATGGTTACAACATTCTGTTTCTTGTCCATGAGAAAAATAACGATTATGTAAAAGCAAAAGCAACGTTGACGAAAACAATCAATCTTGGAAAAAAACTTCAACATTATAATATGGTGAGTAATGCATACAGCAATTATAGCCATCTTTGTTCAGCTGAAGAAGACTATGAAGGAGCTCTTAAGTATGCTTCAAAAGGCCTTGAAATGGCTGAGTTACACGAACCGCGCACGCCTATTTTAGAGTTTCGTGTAAAACTGAACGTGGCAAATGCTTATATTGGACTTGGGAAACTGGATTGTGCAGAGGAACTTATTGAGGAAATGCGACATGATACACTTCTTGATTCGTTTATTCGTGAAAAAACCCAAGTATACGATTTGTATGGCCGTTTCCTCATGAAAGCAGCACGCTATGAAAAAGCTTATAATTCTTTTACGAAAGCAAAAGAGCTTGCGGAAAGTTTTAATGATCAAAACTTACTTAAAGGTTTGCTTGAAAAGCGCTGTAAAGCTTGCGAGCAAATGGGAAATGTTGAATTGGGCTTTCTAG is a genomic window of Sporosarcina oncorhynchi containing:
- a CDS encoding GGDEF domain-containing protein, with protein sequence METTDLFSLQDTVSDLRVQGKYKETIEVSFRLFELGYSAKDYKSIMVALINRATSYYCIGEIQEAFTSIDAYLEYCGDHGDDVDRLNGYNILFLVHEKNNDYVKAKATLTKTINLGKKLQHYNMVSNAYSNYSHLCSAEEDYEGALKYASKGLEMAELHEPRTPILEFRVKLNVANAYIGLGKLDCAEELIEEMRHDTLLDSFIREKTQVYDLYGRFLMKAARYEKAYNSFTKAKELAESFNDQNLLKGLLEKRCKACEQMGNVELGFLAQQDYINLLQSLHEQEVMKTAMRLELKHDLAAIERRANRDYLTGLYNRSYMEAATDEMLEKAALVGEQVSCIALDLDNLKLMNDTFGHMFGDEVIKEIANVCSGKIRSDDLMGRFGGDEFAIILKGLSPEQAKIKAEQLVEAVRRTKIEKNGKYISVSASLGIADNGNGEITTFKDLFHEADMALYEAKRNGKDQICIMA